The following are encoded together in the Eulemur rufifrons isolate Redbay chromosome 28, OSU_ERuf_1, whole genome shotgun sequence genome:
- the ATOH7 gene encoding transcription factor ATOH7, with protein MKSCKPSGPPAGARAAPQCAGGGECAGSCAGAGRLESAARRRLAANARERRRMQGLNTAFDRLRRVVPQWGQDKKLSKYETLQMALSYIMALTRILAEAERFGSERDWVGLHCEHFGRDHYLPFAGAKLPGESEPYGQRLFGFQPEPFQMAT; from the coding sequence ATGAAGTCCTGCAAGCCGAGCGGCCCGCCGGCGGGAGCGCGCGCGGCGCCCCAGTGCGCGGGCGGCGGCGAGTGCGCGGGCTCGTGCGCCGGGGCCGGGCGGCTGGAGAGCGCGGCGCGCAGGCGCCTGGCGGCCAACGCGCGCGAGCGCCGCCGCATGCAGGGGCTCAACACGGCCTTCGACCGCCTGCGCAGGGTGGTGCCGCAGTGGGGCCAGGATAAAAAGCTGTCCAAGTACGAGACCCTGCAGATGGCGCTGAGCTACATCATGGCTCTGACCCGCATCCTGGCCGAGGCCGAGCGATTCGGCTCGGAGCGGGACTGGGTCGGTCTCCACTGTGAGCACTTCGGACGCGACCACTACCTCCCGTTCGCGGGCGCGAAGCTGCCGGGCGAGAGCGAGCCCTACGGCCAGCGGCTCTTCGGCTTCCAGCCTGAGCCCTTCCAGATGGCCACTTAG